From one Catenuloplanes nepalensis genomic stretch:
- a CDS encoding cold-shock protein encodes MATGVVKWFNADKGFGFITPEGGGADVFAHFSAISASGFRSLEENQRVEFDITQGQKGPQAENIRVL; translated from the coding sequence ATGGCTACTGGTGTCGTGAAGTGGTTCAACGCTGACAAGGGTTTCGGCTTCATCACCCCGGAGGGTGGCGGCGCTGACGTGTTCGCCCACTTCTCCGCGATCTCCGCGAGCGGCTTCCGCAGCCTCGAGGAGAACCAGCGGGTGGAGTTCGACATCACCCAGGGCCAGAAGGGCCCGCAGGCGGAGAACATCCGCGTGCTCTGA
- a CDS encoding Imm1 family immunity protein: protein MTMLLIDYQAYAEPIPDPETAAEVFDDVASMIRQTGRAAQAIWVRPRADGEDVSPGALTEGYGGNGDGLRVEIDVEEDRAAVTWLPDGTIAVERPPGAPLTLMWSADAAPITLAGSRVRVSAATARRLVLEYVATGARPTTGITWEPII from the coding sequence ATGACGATGCTGCTCATCGACTACCAGGCGTACGCCGAGCCGATCCCGGATCCGGAGACCGCGGCAGAGGTCTTCGACGACGTCGCGTCCATGATCCGGCAGACCGGCCGGGCCGCACAGGCGATCTGGGTCCGCCCGCGGGCCGACGGCGAGGACGTCTCCCCCGGCGCGCTCACCGAGGGTTACGGCGGTAACGGCGACGGGCTGCGCGTCGAGATCGACGTGGAGGAGGACCGGGCCGCGGTGACCTGGCTGCCGGACGGCACGATCGCGGTCGAGCGCCCGCCGGGCGCGCCGCTGACGCTGATGTGGTCGGCCGACGCCGCCCCGATCACGCTGGCGGGCTCGCGCGTGCGGGTGAGCGCCGCGACCGCCCGCCGCCTGGTCCTGGAGTACGTCGCGACCGGCGCCCGCCCCACGACCGGCATCACCTGGGAACCGATCATCTGA
- a CDS encoding PaaX family transcriptional regulator produces MPPDPTDHPPRPQTLLLMLLGDFVLDRDVCVFSGSVIDALARLGVSEHATRSTLSRMAGRDLLRRQRHGRKVYYGLTPRSTAILRDGRTRIWETGAVNDRWDGSWTLLCFSLPEAWQRQRHDLRSQLTWSGFGPLQGGLWIAPGEVNAGDIVTGLGLEAHARVFRARADDLTDLAAMIADAYDLNEVAARYRSFLDRWEAAPPAADPLAARLRLIAEWLGAIRRDPRLPVEHLPSGWPAAGAQKLFRDLELAYAAPARTAATTLLDLRACPGGSVVDGSSR; encoded by the coding sequence ATGCCGCCGGACCCCACCGATCACCCGCCCCGCCCGCAGACCCTGCTGCTGATGCTGCTCGGCGACTTCGTCCTGGACCGCGACGTGTGCGTCTTCTCCGGCAGTGTCATCGACGCCCTCGCCCGGCTGGGGGTCTCCGAGCACGCGACCCGCTCCACGCTGTCCCGGATGGCCGGCCGTGACCTGCTGCGCCGCCAGCGCCACGGCCGCAAGGTGTACTACGGACTCACCCCGCGGTCGACCGCGATCCTGCGCGACGGCCGCACCCGGATCTGGGAGACCGGCGCGGTCAACGACCGGTGGGACGGCAGCTGGACCCTGTTGTGCTTCTCGCTTCCCGAAGCGTGGCAGCGCCAGCGCCACGATCTGCGCTCACAACTGACCTGGAGCGGATTCGGCCCGCTGCAGGGCGGGCTCTGGATCGCACCCGGCGAGGTCAACGCCGGCGACATCGTCACCGGCCTCGGGCTCGAAGCCCACGCGCGGGTGTTCCGGGCCCGTGCCGACGATCTCACCGACCTCGCCGCCATGATCGCGGACGCCTACGACCTCAACGAGGTCGCCGCCCGGTACCGGAGCTTCCTCGACCGATGGGAGGCGGCGCCGCCCGCGGCGGATCCGCTCGCGGCCCGGCTGCGACTGATCGCCGAATGGCTCGGCGCGATCCGGCGGGACCCGCGGCTGCCGGTCGAACACCTTCCGTCCGGCTGGCCCGCTGCCGGCGCCCAGAAGCTCTTCCGCGACCTCGAGCTCGCCTACGCCGCACCCGCGCGGACCGCCGCCACCACGCTGCTGGACCTGAGAGCGTGTCCGGGAGGGTCTGTCGTGGACGGTTCGTCGAGGTGA
- a CDS encoding RICIN domain-containing protein — protein sequence MFVRRIATLGLAILVTIGSAANSAMAEPGEPAPVVNEDVFPGAVLGGPRTGPLATSVPAVGGDSLRALAAEPIAGFTCDGTAGPRVEVLYVREASMPDRYAAMQPLMQAWLINADAAWNDGAARHGRSRHIKYLTETVDGSCRAAIRNVVVPAGALATFDASITAVKALGYNAASNRKYLMITEATVVCGLAQTTDDDQPGAANAANTAVRYARVDASTNCLGANAIAHEFGHTIGAIQDSAPHHSEPGHCNQGFDLMCYADTFSLDCPQYDHKRIPDCAFDDFFSAQPAAGTYLATHWNTANSVYFRAGTTADNQNYPRSGWTYSVRNVASGAALDIDPAGGTVRDSLKYLHATTASSTAPSQKWLVSYDTGLQLQNRDSFYCVDTAYSGMTPGTRALQYPCNGQDGMRWAYLPHADGSFTILNWRNGLALTQPTTAGALVDQQVYTGEANQRWSFTRIADPAGPVDGAVYNIAALSNRASLVAPVGAPVGEVISHAARSANTTQQFRLDAIGSYWQLVHVRSGLCAANTQDATEGLDLTLRTCSTNPLGQQWTLQRVADSRFILVNRHSGKVATMTTGLGSPIEQQTVTPNNEAQIWAFERV from the coding sequence ATGTTCGTGCGAAGAATCGCCACGCTGGGGCTGGCGATACTTGTGACAATCGGTTCGGCGGCGAACAGCGCCATGGCCGAGCCCGGCGAGCCGGCGCCGGTGGTGAACGAGGACGTCTTCCCCGGTGCGGTGCTCGGTGGTCCACGGACGGGGCCGCTCGCCACGTCGGTGCCGGCGGTGGGTGGTGACTCGCTGCGGGCTCTCGCGGCCGAGCCGATCGCCGGCTTCACCTGCGACGGTACCGCCGGGCCCCGGGTCGAGGTGCTGTACGTGCGTGAGGCGTCGATGCCGGACCGGTACGCGGCGATGCAGCCGCTCATGCAGGCCTGGCTGATCAACGCGGACGCGGCGTGGAACGACGGCGCCGCCCGTCACGGCCGCAGCCGGCACATCAAGTACCTCACCGAGACCGTGGACGGCTCGTGCCGGGCCGCGATCCGCAACGTCGTGGTGCCGGCGGGCGCGCTGGCGACGTTCGACGCGTCGATAACCGCCGTCAAGGCGCTCGGTTACAACGCCGCCTCGAACCGCAAGTACCTGATGATCACCGAGGCGACGGTCGTCTGCGGGCTGGCCCAGACCACCGATGACGACCAGCCGGGTGCGGCCAACGCGGCCAACACGGCCGTGCGGTACGCCCGGGTCGACGCCTCCACGAACTGCCTCGGCGCGAACGCGATCGCGCACGAGTTCGGGCACACGATCGGTGCGATCCAGGACAGCGCGCCGCACCACAGCGAGCCGGGGCACTGCAACCAGGGTTTCGACCTGATGTGTTACGCCGACACGTTCTCGCTGGACTGCCCGCAGTACGACCACAAGCGGATACCCGACTGTGCCTTCGACGACTTCTTCAGCGCCCAGCCGGCGGCGGGGACCTACCTGGCCACGCACTGGAACACCGCCAACAGCGTGTACTTCCGGGCCGGCACGACCGCGGACAACCAGAACTACCCGCGCTCCGGCTGGACCTACTCGGTACGGAACGTGGCGTCCGGCGCGGCGCTCGACATCGACCCGGCCGGTGGCACCGTGCGGGATTCGCTGAAGTACCTGCACGCCACCACGGCGTCGAGCACGGCGCCCAGCCAGAAGTGGCTCGTCTCGTACGACACCGGTCTGCAGTTGCAGAACCGGGACAGCTTCTACTGCGTCGACACCGCCTACAGTGGCATGACCCCCGGCACCCGTGCCCTCCAGTACCCGTGCAACGGGCAGGACGGCATGCGGTGGGCCTACCTGCCGCACGCCGACGGCTCGTTCACGATCCTGAACTGGCGCAACGGCCTGGCGCTGACCCAGCCGACCACCGCCGGGGCCCTCGTCGACCAGCAGGTCTACACCGGTGAGGCGAACCAGCGGTGGTCCTTCACGAGGATCGCCGACCCGGCCGGACCGGTCGACGGCGCGGTCTACAACATCGCCGCGCTGAGCAACCGGGCGAGCCTGGTGGCGCCGGTGGGCGCCCCGGTGGGCGAGGTGATCAGCCACGCCGCGCGCAGTGCGAACACCACGCAGCAGTTCCGCCTGGACGCGATCGGGTCGTACTGGCAGCTGGTGCACGTGCGCAGCGGCCTGTGCGCCGCGAACACGCAGGACGCGACGGAGGGTCTCGACCTGACGCTACGGACCTGCAGCACCAATCCGCTGGGGCAGCAGTGGACGCTGCAGCGGGTGGCCGACTCGCGGTTCATCCTCGTCAACCGGCACAGCGGGAAGGTCGCGACGATGACCACGGGCCTCGGTTCCCCCATCGAGCAGCAGACCGTCACGCCGAACAACGAGGCGCAGATCTGGGCGTTCGAGCGGGTGTGA
- a CDS encoding ABC transporter substrate-binding protein, translating into MRTPVPLFLALILVTASAGCGDDTADGDDPIRVAQIVSLTGNYSPLGSENEKSVALAVQQINDAGGIGGRRITLTVRDDKSQPDQAVLAFNEVKNDADAIIGSPFSNSALATIPLVDRERIPYLSLTPADEQIQPVRPYVFVVPATSGTYAEAALQYFQAIGVTRLAVAHDTRSSYAAAGMKGLQAKAAGYGVSLAPVEEFQTTATEFGAVFTHVRSSPAQALMVWATGAPAVALTKQYAASGLTIPLVLTGSQASKLFLDPAGPAAEGVTIASSIGVVGAALPDGPQKAAITELSDAFTAAHGYPPPQFAQDGYSAVKLLQAAIEKAGGTDREKVRDALEGLTLTTPNGTYTYSATDHGGLGTDYISLNTVRDGTFVPTDYSKAKLATVGGR; encoded by the coding sequence GTGCGTACACCGGTGCCGCTCTTTCTCGCCCTCATCCTCGTGACTGCCTCGGCCGGCTGCGGTGACGACACCGCCGACGGCGACGACCCGATCCGGGTCGCCCAGATCGTGTCGCTGACCGGTAACTACTCACCGCTGGGCAGCGAGAACGAGAAGTCCGTTGCCCTCGCCGTCCAGCAGATCAACGACGCCGGCGGCATCGGCGGCCGGCGCATCACCCTCACCGTCCGTGACGACAAGAGCCAGCCGGACCAGGCGGTGCTGGCCTTCAACGAGGTCAAGAACGACGCCGACGCGATCATCGGCTCACCGTTCTCCAACTCTGCCCTGGCCACGATCCCGCTGGTCGACCGCGAGCGGATCCCTTACCTGTCGCTCACCCCGGCCGACGAACAGATCCAGCCCGTCCGCCCGTACGTCTTCGTCGTGCCCGCCACCTCCGGCACCTACGCCGAGGCCGCCCTGCAGTACTTCCAGGCCATCGGCGTCACCCGCCTCGCCGTCGCGCACGACACCCGGAGCAGCTACGCCGCCGCGGGGATGAAGGGACTACAGGCCAAGGCCGCGGGGTACGGCGTGAGCCTCGCCCCGGTCGAGGAGTTCCAGACCACCGCCACCGAGTTCGGGGCCGTCTTCACCCACGTCCGCTCCTCCCCCGCGCAGGCGCTGATGGTGTGGGCGACCGGCGCGCCCGCGGTGGCGCTGACCAAGCAGTACGCCGCCTCCGGCCTCACCATCCCACTGGTCCTCACCGGATCGCAGGCCAGCAAGTTGTTCCTCGACCCGGCTGGCCCGGCCGCCGAGGGCGTCACCATCGCCAGTTCCATCGGCGTCGTCGGCGCCGCCCTGCCCGACGGCCCGCAGAAGGCCGCCATCACCGAGCTGTCCGACGCGTTCACCGCCGCGCACGGCTACCCGCCGCCGCAGTTCGCCCAGGACGGCTACAGCGCGGTCAAGCTCCTCCAGGCCGCGATCGAGAAGGCCGGCGGAACAGACCGGGAGAAGGTCCGCGACGCGCTCGAAGGGCTCACGCTGACCACACCGAACGGCACCTACACCTACTCGGCGACCGACCACGGCGGGCTGGGCACCGACTACATCTCGCTCAACACCGTGCGCGACGGCACGTTCGTTCCCACCGACTACTCCAAGGCGAAGCTGGCCACGGTCGGTGGCCGGTGA
- a CDS encoding alpha/beta hydrolase: MRLLTGFLLALISLTGTSAPAHASTTDPVHVEGLLPGGATYVFDVPARWNRTVLLYSHGYVPRGAPNPAQNSPGAAARTALLEDGYALIGSSYASAGWTLEQALPDQIATLDAFTARFGTARRTVAWGTSLGGMITTGLLERYGHRFTGGLAMCGLQQGGVANWNNTLDPLFALRTLLLPGSDVPLVRLPDQATAASSIAALSAALGTAQDTPLGRARATLAAALHNISPAALGITIHVGLSWRQEAESRAGGNMSWNTGVDYRRLLTRSAFRDEVLAMYRDAGASVEADLATLDAAPRISADPWAVRYIARNISFTGRLDVPLLTIHTTGDELVPVQVQAAYRDTVTRAGRLPLLRQAFVDRAGHCTFTTGEMLAALRTVERRLDATPAALNDLASALDPAAVPAFIRYRPAPYPRLFDLATPEWES; this comes from the coding sequence GTGAGGCTCCTGACCGGCTTCCTCCTCGCGCTGATCTCGCTGACCGGTACCTCCGCGCCCGCGCACGCGTCCACCACCGACCCAGTACACGTGGAGGGGCTCCTGCCGGGCGGCGCCACCTACGTCTTCGACGTTCCCGCCCGCTGGAACCGCACCGTGCTGCTGTACAGCCACGGTTACGTCCCGCGAGGCGCACCCAATCCCGCGCAGAACTCCCCCGGCGCCGCCGCCCGCACGGCTCTGCTGGAGGACGGCTACGCGCTCATCGGCTCCTCGTACGCCTCCGCCGGCTGGACGCTCGAACAGGCACTGCCGGACCAGATCGCCACCCTCGACGCGTTCACCGCCCGCTTCGGCACCGCCCGGCGTACCGTCGCCTGGGGCACGTCCCTCGGCGGAATGATCACCACAGGGCTGCTGGAGCGGTACGGGCACCGCTTCACCGGCGGGCTCGCGATGTGCGGCCTCCAACAGGGCGGCGTCGCGAACTGGAACAACACGCTCGACCCGCTGTTCGCCCTCCGGACCCTTTTACTGCCCGGATCGGACGTGCCGCTGGTACGGCTGCCGGACCAGGCGACCGCGGCCTCCTCGATCGCCGCTCTGTCGGCGGCCCTCGGCACCGCCCAGGACACCCCGCTCGGCCGGGCCCGGGCCACACTGGCCGCGGCCCTGCACAACATCTCCCCGGCCGCGCTGGGCATCACGATCCACGTCGGACTGTCCTGGCGGCAGGAGGCGGAGAGCCGCGCCGGCGGGAACATGTCCTGGAACACCGGCGTCGACTACCGGCGCCTGCTGACCCGCTCCGCATTCCGCGACGAGGTCCTCGCGATGTACCGGGACGCCGGCGCCAGCGTCGAGGCCGACCTCGCCACGCTGGACGCCGCGCCACGGATCTCCGCCGACCCGTGGGCCGTGCGGTACATCGCCCGGAACATCTCCTTCACCGGACGCCTCGACGTCCCGTTACTGACGATCCACACGACCGGCGACGAACTGGTCCCGGTCCAGGTGCAGGCGGCGTACCGCGACACGGTCACCCGGGCCGGGCGGCTCCCGCTGCTGCGGCAGGCCTTCGTGGACCGCGCGGGCCACTGCACATTCACCACCGGCGAGATGCTCGCCGCGCTGCGCACGGTCGAACGACGCCTGGACGCCACACCCGCCGCGTTGAACGACCTCGCCTCGGCCCTCGATCCGGCGGCTGTCCCGGCGTTCATCCGATACCGGCCGGCGCCGTACCCGCGGCTGTTCGACCTCGCGACACCGGAGTGGGAGAGCTGA
- a CDS encoding ABC transporter ATP-binding protein → MSTGAALAVSGVSRAFGGVYAVRDVELRVAPGELRAVIGPNGAGKSTLFALIGGQLAPQAGGVRLDGARIDRLPAHRRARLGIGVVFQAARIFPGMTALENVMVGAHPTTRAGFAAAALRLPAHRRDEREISDRATESLYRTGLGDWAHRAAEELPLGQQRALQLARALCGRPRLLLLDEPASGLRTAERERLATLIEDLRATGLTILLVEHDVAFVMRLADRVTVLDLGRVIADGTAAEIRADPRVVTAYLGTGVAA, encoded by the coding sequence GTGAGCACCGGCGCGGCGCTGGCCGTCTCGGGGGTGTCCCGTGCGTTCGGCGGCGTCTACGCGGTACGGGACGTCGAGCTGCGCGTCGCGCCGGGTGAGCTGCGCGCCGTGATCGGGCCCAACGGCGCGGGCAAGTCCACGCTGTTCGCCCTGATCGGCGGGCAGCTCGCGCCGCAGGCCGGTGGTGTGCGGCTCGACGGCGCCCGCATCGACCGGCTGCCCGCGCACCGGCGGGCCCGGCTCGGCATCGGCGTGGTGTTCCAGGCGGCGAGGATCTTCCCCGGCATGACCGCGCTGGAGAACGTCATGGTGGGCGCGCACCCCACCACCCGGGCCGGGTTCGCCGCCGCGGCGCTGCGGCTGCCGGCGCACCGCCGCGACGAGCGTGAGATCAGCGACCGCGCCACGGAGAGCCTGTACCGTACCGGGCTCGGAGACTGGGCGCATCGGGCCGCGGAGGAACTGCCGCTGGGCCAGCAGCGCGCGCTGCAACTGGCTCGGGCGCTCTGCGGCCGGCCGCGGCTGCTACTGCTCGACGAGCCGGCCTCCGGACTGCGCACGGCGGAACGCGAGCGCCTCGCCACACTCATCGAGGACCTGCGTGCGACCGGGCTGACCATCCTGCTCGTCGAGCACGACGTCGCGTTCGTCATGCGCCTCGCCGACCGGGTCACCGTGCTCGACCTGGGCCGGGTGATCGCGGACGGGACCGCCGCCGAGATCCGCGCCGATCCGCGCGTGGTCACCGCCTACCTGGGCACGGGCGTGGCCGCATGA
- a CDS encoding branched-chain amino acid ABC transporter permease, translated as MNRATLAALAVVTLTLPPLLPDRHLATYVLLGLAATVTAGVSLLMGYAGQVTLGQAAFYAIGGYAAGLLTVHGAPTVAGLLAAPLVAAGAAVLLGAPLLRLRGHHLAFATLALQLILLSLLGRGDWAGGAIGLQGIPQLPVGGDLGYAYLVWTVVAVVLLVSHNIVDSRVGRGLRAVATSETAAAASGVAVGRYRLAVFALSAAFAGLAGGIYAFYLGYLAPGSFPVLLSIEFVVMAVVGGLGTTTGPLVGATVIVLLVQALNTLGTQPGMPGYAPGVLSYAVYGLLLVATVLYLPRGIVPTLTRRPPGGTS; from the coding sequence ATGAACCGCGCCACGCTCGCCGCCCTCGCGGTCGTCACGCTGACGCTGCCCCCGCTGCTGCCGGACCGGCATCTGGCGACCTACGTGCTGCTCGGCCTCGCCGCGACCGTCACCGCCGGCGTGTCCCTGCTGATGGGCTACGCCGGGCAGGTCACGCTCGGGCAGGCCGCCTTCTACGCCATCGGCGGGTACGCGGCCGGGCTGCTCACCGTGCACGGCGCGCCGACCGTCGCGGGTCTGCTCGCGGCCCCTCTGGTCGCCGCCGGGGCCGCGGTGCTGCTCGGCGCCCCCCTGCTCCGGCTGCGCGGGCACCACCTGGCCTTCGCCACCCTCGCGCTACAGCTGATCCTGCTGTCGCTGCTCGGCCGGGGCGACTGGGCCGGCGGCGCGATCGGCCTCCAAGGGATCCCCCAGCTGCCCGTGGGCGGCGACCTCGGCTACGCGTACCTGGTCTGGACCGTGGTCGCCGTGGTCCTGCTCGTCTCCCACAACATCGTCGACTCCCGGGTCGGGCGCGGGCTGCGGGCCGTCGCGACAAGCGAGACCGCGGCGGCGGCCAGCGGCGTCGCTGTCGGCCGCTACCGGCTCGCCGTGTTCGCCCTGTCGGCCGCGTTCGCCGGGCTGGCCGGTGGCATCTACGCCTTCTACCTGGGCTATCTCGCGCCGGGCTCGTTCCCGGTGCTGCTGTCCATCGAGTTCGTGGTGATGGCGGTCGTCGGCGGCCTCGGCACCACCACCGGCCCGCTCGTCGGCGCCACCGTCATCGTGCTGCTGGTCCAGGCGCTGAACACGCTCGGCACCCAGCCCGGCATGCCCGGATACGCGCCCGGCGTGCTCTCCTACGCCGTCTACGGCCTGCTCCTCGTCGCCACCGTGCTCTACCTGCCCCGCGGCATCGTCCCCACCCTTACCCGCCGTCCTCCCGGAGGCACCTCGTGA
- a CDS encoding sialidase family protein — MRHHSRLLAAGLSLLLTAGLPAPATAASAADPKASALLLFDGGGESFNDLTYHSFRIPSLVRTTRGTLLAFAEGRVASNRDYGNINMMVKRSADNGATWSGLGEVTGQGPGTWGNPTSVVGADGTIFLFLSWNAAGTSQFGDEGTTRISAWGERRVMLFTSSKAEDGTVWHGPADLTSAVTPRTHADGSVWDWDAVGPGAGILTSSGRLIVPATNRNIYSDDGGVTFQSAPMAAGQEVTGESTIVELTDGRLMRNDTPVASIWSTAKSRWVARGTIEGGFGPYAPEQALPDPHAEASILRYNTNDPARLIFLNSASTTTRRAMRIRVSTDEGETWSAGRALSTAPLPAWPQLGTGSVAEGGYSSMAKTADFTVGALVEVNEDTANSLTSHRSIVFRKLNLPWITG, encoded by the coding sequence ATGCGACATCACTCCCGGCTGCTCGCCGCCGGCCTCAGCCTCCTGCTCACCGCGGGGCTGCCGGCGCCCGCCACCGCCGCGTCGGCGGCGGATCCCAAGGCGAGCGCGCTACTGCTCTTCGACGGCGGCGGCGAGTCGTTCAACGACCTCACGTACCACTCGTTCCGGATCCCGTCGCTGGTGCGCACCACGCGGGGCACCCTGCTCGCCTTCGCCGAGGGCCGGGTCGCCTCCAACCGCGACTACGGCAACATCAACATGATGGTGAAGCGCTCGGCGGACAACGGGGCAACCTGGTCCGGGCTCGGCGAGGTGACCGGGCAGGGGCCGGGCACCTGGGGCAACCCGACGAGCGTGGTCGGCGCCGACGGCACGATCTTTCTCTTCCTCTCCTGGAACGCGGCGGGCACGAGCCAGTTCGGCGACGAGGGCACCACCCGGATCAGCGCCTGGGGCGAACGCCGGGTCATGCTCTTCACCAGCAGCAAGGCCGAGGACGGTACGGTGTGGCACGGCCCGGCCGACCTCACCTCGGCCGTGACTCCGCGGACGCACGCGGACGGATCCGTCTGGGACTGGGACGCGGTCGGGCCGGGCGCCGGGATCCTGACGTCGTCGGGGCGGCTGATCGTGCCGGCGACGAACCGCAACATCTACAGCGACGACGGCGGCGTGACGTTCCAGAGCGCTCCGATGGCGGCCGGGCAGGAGGTCACCGGCGAGAGCACGATCGTCGAGCTGACCGACGGACGGCTGATGCGCAACGACACCCCGGTCGCGTCGATCTGGTCGACGGCCAAGAGCAGGTGGGTCGCGCGTGGCACCATCGAGGGCGGCTTCGGCCCGTACGCCCCGGAACAGGCACTGCCGGACCCGCACGCGGAGGCGTCGATCCTGCGGTACAACACCAACGACCCCGCGCGTCTGATCTTCCTCAACTCGGCCAGCACCACCACGCGCCGGGCCATGCGGATCCGGGTCAGCACCGACGAGGGAGAGACCTGGTCGGCCGGACGCGCCCTCTCGACTGCCCCGCTGCCGGCGTGGCCGCAGCTGGGCACCGGCAGTGTCGCGGAGGGCGGTTACTCCAGCATGGCGAAGACCGCTGACTTCACGGTCGGCGCGCTTGTCGAGGTCAACGAGGACACCGCGAACAGCCTCACGTCACACCGGTCGATCGTCTTCCGCAAGCTGAACCTGCCCTGGATCACCGGCTGA
- a CDS encoding ABC transporter ATP-binding protein: MNIVEVTGLTVRYAGATALDGVDLHVGAGELVALIGPNGAGKSTLVKALSGLVDPAAGQVTVRGRLAQVPEGREMFADLSVDDNLRLGGWRNGRHGRDTAGIYRLLPALDGLRRRRAGLLSGGQQQMVAIGRALMARPDVLVVDELSLGLAPLVVTELIGHLRTLHADRGLAVLLIDQNARLALGLCERAYVLEAGRVVLHGTSDRLRRDPRVTTAYLGGPVPVDGPPR, from the coding sequence ATGAACATCGTCGAGGTGACCGGCCTGACCGTGCGCTATGCCGGCGCCACCGCCCTCGACGGCGTGGACCTGCACGTCGGTGCGGGTGAACTGGTCGCGCTCATCGGCCCCAACGGCGCCGGCAAGTCCACACTGGTCAAAGCCCTGTCCGGACTGGTAGACCCGGCGGCGGGCCAGGTCACGGTCCGCGGCCGGCTCGCCCAGGTGCCCGAGGGCCGCGAGATGTTCGCCGATCTGAGCGTGGACGACAACCTCCGCCTCGGCGGCTGGCGCAACGGGCGGCACGGCCGGGACACCGCCGGGATCTACCGGCTGCTGCCCGCGCTCGACGGCCTGCGCCGGCGCCGGGCCGGTCTGCTCTCCGGTGGCCAGCAGCAGATGGTGGCGATCGGCCGGGCGCTGATGGCCCGCCCGGACGTACTGGTCGTCGACGAACTCAGCCTGGGACTCGCGCCGCTGGTGGTCACCGAGCTGATCGGCCACCTGCGCACGCTGCACGCCGACCGGGGACTGGCCGTCCTGCTGATCGACCAGAACGCCCGCCTCGCCCTCGGCCTGTGCGAGCGCGCCTACGTCCTCGAGGCGGGCCGCGTCGTGCTGCACGGTACGTCCGACCGCCTGCGCCGCGATCCCCGGGTGACCACCGCCTACCTCGGCGGTCCGGTGCCGGTGGACGGGCCGCCACGATGA
- a CDS encoding branched-chain amino acid ABC transporter permease, with protein sequence MSDFIGYLLTGLGIGAGYALVASGLVAIHRVTRVVNFAQGAFAVVAAMLTASLLSAGLPHGLAELTGVLTAALAGLFVGVIAIGRPGTTPGTSLIVTLGLGVSAYAVEIVIWGDQPRSFAGLPGVAVVAGARIQAHYLLILAVTGAVLGALAVFFARTDTGRALTACASNPYAARVVGIDVRRMGLLAFALGGALGGLAGVLTTPVQQVTFDSDVTLIVNGFAAAVLGGLTRPAVALAGGLLLGVAQTMLAGYGAGAYQLEAALVLLLGVMVVQAARRGPVPEAAR encoded by the coding sequence ATGAGCGACTTCATCGGCTACCTGTTGACCGGCCTGGGCATCGGCGCCGGGTATGCGCTCGTGGCCAGCGGCCTGGTCGCCATCCACCGGGTGACCAGGGTGGTCAACTTCGCGCAGGGCGCGTTCGCCGTCGTCGCGGCCATGCTGACCGCCTCGCTGCTCAGCGCCGGTTTGCCGCACGGACTCGCGGAACTCACCGGGGTGCTCACCGCCGCACTCGCCGGGCTGTTCGTCGGCGTGATCGCGATCGGGCGGCCCGGTACCACCCCGGGCACATCGCTGATCGTCACGCTCGGGCTGGGCGTGTCCGCGTACGCCGTCGAGATCGTGATCTGGGGTGACCAGCCGCGATCATTCGCCGGCCTGCCCGGGGTGGCCGTCGTCGCCGGCGCCCGCATCCAGGCGCACTACCTGCTGATCCTCGCCGTGACCGGGGCGGTGCTCGGCGCCCTGGCCGTGTTCTTCGCCCGCACGGACACCGGCCGGGCGCTGACCGCCTGCGCGTCGAACCCGTACGCCGCCCGGGTCGTCGGCATCGACGTACGCCGGATGGGTCTGCTCGCGTTCGCGCTGGGCGGCGCGCTCGGCGGCCTCGCCGGGGTGCTCACCACGCCGGTGCAGCAGGTGACGTTCGACAGCGACGTGACACTGATCGTCAACGGATTCGCCGCCGCGGTCCTCGGCGGCCTGACCCGCCCGGCGGTCGCGCTCGCCGGCGGGCTGCTGCTCGGCGTCGCCCAGACCATGCTCGCCGGGTACGGCGCCGGCGCCTACCAGCTGGAGGCCGCGCTGGTGCTGCTGCTCGGCGTGATGGTCGTGCAGGCCGCCCGGCGTGGACCGGTACCGGAGGCCGCCCGATGA